From the Solanum stenotomum isolate F172 chromosome 4, ASM1918654v1, whole genome shotgun sequence genome, one window contains:
- the LOC125861911 gene encoding uncharacterized protein At4g10930 isoform X1: MEMELFTEAMMEEENCCIDEINDDYSTLDGERCGICMDVVIDRGVLDCCQHWFCFTCIDNWATITNLCPLCQSEFQLITCVPVYDTIGGSQTDEDLYTRDDDWSIEGKTNTLSFPSYYIDENAVVCLDGDGCKVRAGSVTNEGDLNLDTSIACDSCDLWYHAFCVGFDPEDTSESTWLCPRCVDKLPEKSAPYKKLGPENASNNCLLEASFSGEVSVSVADAGETAVVISIVERNNQGEIPGRKLSNLDTKESINTGILVPDPVPDTPSIELSLRQNECPDSAQPATPADVKSDGSMQLFNNELIQPNLNIHLGLSENSCSASTVDITNMKVAGDQVLQAARPKNTSECLRPGEEVIPDKNEDKVVASSLKRKRRENSDCRNTDDGGIRAKAELAYDLKRVKIEGSSEQINAKDQLPVSASDNSDKPRAIISKDKKLKCKPENKDLSSDIMNIVKGTGRKTLKKLAHSNQDGMSSKQRESAARLRVKKIMRRTGDEDSSVLVENLRKEIREAVRNKSYGDKGENQLDPKLLTAFRAVVTGSSTETKKPSVDLKAKRSLLQKGKVRENLTKKIYGIGGRRRRAWTRDCEVEFWKYRCSNMSKPEKIQTLKSVLDLLRDDSENAATKPVNEGEGKSSILSRLYLADNSVFPRKEGIKPVSTLTVVADQNKENGSTSNTSATSFPSPSNVVPPANVASLVVASSLEIKGAKISVPTTKADNTRNVLPIKGTDRPSTSISSGLKLGTKEEITVKCDNTRSDKRKWALEVLARKTAATSKSGTLENEEDSSVLKNNYPLLAQLPKDMRPALAPSRHNKIPMSVRLAQLHRLTEHLLKKANLPVMRRTAETELAIADAVNIEKEVADRSNSKLVYINLCSQELRRSDNASNVGVAESSPCQNSEVLTNSSEEVSDVDSSDPAVNEALRNAGLLSDSPPNSPSCVLEEVKEEICISKEVEDHGPENVFEVDDPPELDIYGDFEYNLDDDDFSGAGTSMISVLQPEESKLKVVFSTINPMGSDGSLEFQNLEKKDILEGPVDTSSLSGCETSGVVGSSTAATQTENCLGHSSPVDEDLSVVDCEELYGPDKELLIEKYPEMASVKLDELAMDNEVQQSNGVDESKQASESSEQGNGNSSTASKCPNSPNKIAKSENLEMNKKSKSSVNKESGSNSSVSTKVKAYVKEHIRPLCKSGVISVDQYRWAVDKTTEKVMKYHPKDKNANFLIKEGDKIKKLAEQYVETAQHTTK, from the exons AGATGATGATTGGTCCATTGAAGGGAAGACTAATACTCTTTCATTCCCATCGTACTATATCGACGAGAAT GCAGTTGTCTGCTTGGATGGAGATGGCTGCAAAGTTCGAGCTGGATCAGTTACAAATGAAGGAGATCTGAATCTTGATACGTCAATTGCTTGTGATTCATGTGATCTATG GTATCATGCCTTTTGTGTTGGATTTGACCCTGAGGACACTTCTGAAAGTACATGGCTATGCCCAAG ATGTGTTGACAAGCTACCCGAAAAGTCAGCACCTTACAAGAAGTTAGGTCCAGAAAATGCCAGCAATAACTGTTTGCTTGAGGCTTCTTTTTCAGGGGAAGTGTCTGTATCTGTTGCTGATGCTGGTGAGACGGCTGTTGTCATCTCAATTGTTGAGAGGAACAATCAGGGTGAAATACCAGGCAGAAAACTTTCAAATCTAGATACTAAAGAGTCTATAAATACTGGCATTTTGGTCCCTGATCCTGTTCCTGATACTCCCAGTATAGAACTGTCCTTGCGACAAAATGAATGTCCAGATTCTGCGCAGCCTGCTACCCCCGCGGATGTGAAGTCTGATGGATCGATGCAGTTATTTAATAATGAACTGATTCAACCAAATCTAAATATTCATCTGGGATTGTCTGAGAACTCATGTTCAGCATCTACTG TAGACATAACAAATATGAAGGTAGCTGGAGATCAAGTACTTCAAGCTGCACGACCGAAGAATACATCAGAATGCCTTCGTCCAG GTGAAGAAGTGATACCTGATAAGAACGAGGACAAGGTTGTGGCCTCCAGTCTAAAGAGAAAGCGCAGAGAAAACAG TGATTGCAGAAATACTGATGATGGAGGCATTAGAGCCAAAGCTGAGCTTGCCTATGATTTGAAGAGAGTAAAAATCGAGGGAAGCAGTGAGCAAATTAATGCAAAGGACCAACTTCCAGTATCTGCTTCAGACAACTCCGATAAACCTCGAGCAATCATCTCGAAGGACAAGAAACTGAAATGCAAACCTGAAAATAAAGATCTTAGCTCTGACATAATGAATATAGTTAAAGGAACAGGTCGTAAAACTTTGAAGAAGCTTGCTCATAGCAACCAGGATGGAATGTCCTCTAAACAAAGAGAAAGTGCAGCTCGCCTAAGGGTTAAAAAGATCATGCGGAGAACTGGTGATGAGGACTCATCAGTGCTAGTTGAAAATCTAAGGAAAGAAATTAGAGAAGCAGTTCGTAACAAGTCTTATGGGGATAAAGGGGAAAACCAGCTTGACCCAAAACTTCTGACTGCTTTTAGAGCAGTTGTGACAGGATCTTCAACTGAAACTAAGAAGCCTTCTGTGGATCTGAAGGCAAAGAGGTCACTGTTGCAGAAGGGAAAAGTACGTGAAAACCtaaccaaaaaaatttatggTATTGGAGGAAGAAGACGGCGAGCATGGACTCGCGATTGTGAAGTAGAATTTTGGAAATACAGATGCTCAAACATGTCAAAGCCTGAGAAGATTCAGACGTTGAAGTCGGTTCTTGACCTCCTGAGAGATGATTCAGAGAATGCAGCGACAAAGCCTGTGAATGAAGGGGAAGGAAAGTCTTCCATTCTTTCAAGGCTATATTTAGCAGATAATTCGGTTTTCCCAAGAAAGGAGGGTATCAAGCCTGTCTCTACCCTTACTGTTGTTGCTgatcaaaacaaagaaaatggaTCAACATCAAACACTTCAGCAACATCTTTTCCTAGTCCATCCAATGTAGTTCCACCTGCAAATGTGGCTTCTCTGGTGGTGGCTTCTTCCTTGGAAATTAAGGGGGCCAAGATAAGTGTCCCGACCACTAAGGCTGATAATACCAGAAATGTACTTCCAATCAAAGGCACTGATAGGCCGTCTACATCAATCTCAAGTGGTTTGAAATTGGGTACCAAGGAGGAAATAACAGTAAAATGTGATAATACAAGGAGTGATAAGAGGAAGTGGGCCTTAGAGGTTCTTGCAAGAAAAACAGCAGCAACAAGCAAGAGTGGAACCCTGGAAAATGAAGAGGACAGTTCAGTGCTGAAAAATAATTATCCTTTGCTG GCTCAACTACCAAAAGACATGCGACCAGCTTTGGCACCCAGTCGTCATAATAAAATCCCCATGTCGGTCAGGCTG GCTCAACTTCACCGTCTCACTGAGCACCTTCTAAAGAAAGCAAATCTGCCAGTTATGCGCAGAACAGCAGAAACAGAACTGGCAATTGCAGACGCGGTTAATATTGAAAAGGAGGTTGCTGATAGGTCTAATAGcaaactagtatatataaacCTCTGCTCACAAGAACTGCGCAGATCAGACAATGCCAGTAATGTTGGTGTTGCCGAGTCAAGTCCTTGCCAAAATTCAGAAGTTCTAACCAACTCATCAGAAGAAGTAAGCGATGTTGATTCTTCTGATCCAGCAGTCAATGAAGCGCTAAGAAATGCCGGACTTTTGTCTGATTCACCTCCAAATAGTCCAAGTTGCGTCTTGGAGGAAGTCAAAGAGGAAATTTGCATATCAAAAGAAGTTGAAGATCACGGGCCAGAGAATGTGTTTGAAGTGGATGATCCTCCAGAACTTGATATATATGGGGATTTTGAATATAATTTGGATGATGATGACTTTTCTGGTGCTGGAACTTCAATGATCTCTGTGCTGCAACCAGAAGAATCTAAATTGAAAGTTGTCTTCTCCACAATCAACCCTATGGGATCTGATGGCTCTTTGGAATTTCAAAATCTCGAAAAAAAGGACATTCTTGAAGGTCCTGTAGACACATCTTCGTTGAGTGGTTGCGAAACAAGTGGTGTGGTTGGAAGCTCAACTGCAGCTACCCAGACTGAAAATTGCCTTGGTCATAGTTCCCCTGTTGATGAAGACCTCTCTGTTGTAGACTGTGAAGAGTTGTACGGACCAGATAAAGAGCTGCTGATTGAGAAGTATCCTGAGATGGCATCAGTCAAGCTTGATGAACTGGCTATGGACAATGAAGTTCAACAAAGCAATGGAGTTGATGAATCCAAACAGGCTTCAGAGTCCTCAGAACAGGGAAATGGTAACAGCTCCACTGCTTCCAAATGCCCAAACTCACCTAACAAGATTGCCAAAAGTGAAAACCTAGAAATGAACAAGAAATCGAAATCCTCTGTTAACAAGGAATCAGGCAGCAATAGCTCTGTATCAACGAAG GTCAAAGCATACGTGAAGGAGCACATCAGACCACTTTGCAAGAGTGGTGTGATCTCTGTTGATCAATACAGGTGGGCTGTGGACAAAACTACTGAGAAAGTCATGAAGTATCACCCAAAGGACAAAAATGctaattttctcataaaagaaggagataaaattaagaaacttgCTGAGCAATACGTCGAGACAGCTCAACATACAACAAAATAA
- the LOC125861911 gene encoding uncharacterized protein At4g10930 isoform X2, which yields MEMELFTEAMMEEENCCIDEINDDYSTLDGERCGICMDVVIDRGVLDCCQHWFCFTCIDNWATITNLCPLCQSEFQLITCVPVYDTIGGSQTDEDLYTRDDDWSIEGKTNTLSFPSYYIDENAVVCLDGDGCKVRAGSVTNEGDLNLDTSIACDSCDLWYHAFCVGFDPEDTSESTWLCPRCVDKLPEKSAPYKKLGPENASNNCLLEASFSGEVSVSVADAGETAVVISIVERNNQGEIPGRKLSNLDTKESINTGILVPDPVPDTPSIELSLRQNECPDSAQPATPADVKSDGSMQLFNNELIQPNLNIHLGLSENSCSASTDITNMKVAGDQVLQAARPKNTSECLRPGEEVIPDKNEDKVVASSLKRKRRENSDCRNTDDGGIRAKAELAYDLKRVKIEGSSEQINAKDQLPVSASDNSDKPRAIISKDKKLKCKPENKDLSSDIMNIVKGTGRKTLKKLAHSNQDGMSSKQRESAARLRVKKIMRRTGDEDSSVLVENLRKEIREAVRNKSYGDKGENQLDPKLLTAFRAVVTGSSTETKKPSVDLKAKRSLLQKGKVRENLTKKIYGIGGRRRRAWTRDCEVEFWKYRCSNMSKPEKIQTLKSVLDLLRDDSENAATKPVNEGEGKSSILSRLYLADNSVFPRKEGIKPVSTLTVVADQNKENGSTSNTSATSFPSPSNVVPPANVASLVVASSLEIKGAKISVPTTKADNTRNVLPIKGTDRPSTSISSGLKLGTKEEITVKCDNTRSDKRKWALEVLARKTAATSKSGTLENEEDSSVLKNNYPLLAQLPKDMRPALAPSRHNKIPMSVRLAQLHRLTEHLLKKANLPVMRRTAETELAIADAVNIEKEVADRSNSKLVYINLCSQELRRSDNASNVGVAESSPCQNSEVLTNSSEEVSDVDSSDPAVNEALRNAGLLSDSPPNSPSCVLEEVKEEICISKEVEDHGPENVFEVDDPPELDIYGDFEYNLDDDDFSGAGTSMISVLQPEESKLKVVFSTINPMGSDGSLEFQNLEKKDILEGPVDTSSLSGCETSGVVGSSTAATQTENCLGHSSPVDEDLSVVDCEELYGPDKELLIEKYPEMASVKLDELAMDNEVQQSNGVDESKQASESSEQGNGNSSTASKCPNSPNKIAKSENLEMNKKSKSSVNKESGSNSSVSTKVKAYVKEHIRPLCKSGVISVDQYRWAVDKTTEKVMKYHPKDKNANFLIKEGDKIKKLAEQYVETAQHTTK from the exons AGATGATGATTGGTCCATTGAAGGGAAGACTAATACTCTTTCATTCCCATCGTACTATATCGACGAGAAT GCAGTTGTCTGCTTGGATGGAGATGGCTGCAAAGTTCGAGCTGGATCAGTTACAAATGAAGGAGATCTGAATCTTGATACGTCAATTGCTTGTGATTCATGTGATCTATG GTATCATGCCTTTTGTGTTGGATTTGACCCTGAGGACACTTCTGAAAGTACATGGCTATGCCCAAG ATGTGTTGACAAGCTACCCGAAAAGTCAGCACCTTACAAGAAGTTAGGTCCAGAAAATGCCAGCAATAACTGTTTGCTTGAGGCTTCTTTTTCAGGGGAAGTGTCTGTATCTGTTGCTGATGCTGGTGAGACGGCTGTTGTCATCTCAATTGTTGAGAGGAACAATCAGGGTGAAATACCAGGCAGAAAACTTTCAAATCTAGATACTAAAGAGTCTATAAATACTGGCATTTTGGTCCCTGATCCTGTTCCTGATACTCCCAGTATAGAACTGTCCTTGCGACAAAATGAATGTCCAGATTCTGCGCAGCCTGCTACCCCCGCGGATGTGAAGTCTGATGGATCGATGCAGTTATTTAATAATGAACTGATTCAACCAAATCTAAATATTCATCTGGGATTGTCTGAGAACTCATGTTCAGCATCTACTG ACATAACAAATATGAAGGTAGCTGGAGATCAAGTACTTCAAGCTGCACGACCGAAGAATACATCAGAATGCCTTCGTCCAG GTGAAGAAGTGATACCTGATAAGAACGAGGACAAGGTTGTGGCCTCCAGTCTAAAGAGAAAGCGCAGAGAAAACAG TGATTGCAGAAATACTGATGATGGAGGCATTAGAGCCAAAGCTGAGCTTGCCTATGATTTGAAGAGAGTAAAAATCGAGGGAAGCAGTGAGCAAATTAATGCAAAGGACCAACTTCCAGTATCTGCTTCAGACAACTCCGATAAACCTCGAGCAATCATCTCGAAGGACAAGAAACTGAAATGCAAACCTGAAAATAAAGATCTTAGCTCTGACATAATGAATATAGTTAAAGGAACAGGTCGTAAAACTTTGAAGAAGCTTGCTCATAGCAACCAGGATGGAATGTCCTCTAAACAAAGAGAAAGTGCAGCTCGCCTAAGGGTTAAAAAGATCATGCGGAGAACTGGTGATGAGGACTCATCAGTGCTAGTTGAAAATCTAAGGAAAGAAATTAGAGAAGCAGTTCGTAACAAGTCTTATGGGGATAAAGGGGAAAACCAGCTTGACCCAAAACTTCTGACTGCTTTTAGAGCAGTTGTGACAGGATCTTCAACTGAAACTAAGAAGCCTTCTGTGGATCTGAAGGCAAAGAGGTCACTGTTGCAGAAGGGAAAAGTACGTGAAAACCtaaccaaaaaaatttatggTATTGGAGGAAGAAGACGGCGAGCATGGACTCGCGATTGTGAAGTAGAATTTTGGAAATACAGATGCTCAAACATGTCAAAGCCTGAGAAGATTCAGACGTTGAAGTCGGTTCTTGACCTCCTGAGAGATGATTCAGAGAATGCAGCGACAAAGCCTGTGAATGAAGGGGAAGGAAAGTCTTCCATTCTTTCAAGGCTATATTTAGCAGATAATTCGGTTTTCCCAAGAAAGGAGGGTATCAAGCCTGTCTCTACCCTTACTGTTGTTGCTgatcaaaacaaagaaaatggaTCAACATCAAACACTTCAGCAACATCTTTTCCTAGTCCATCCAATGTAGTTCCACCTGCAAATGTGGCTTCTCTGGTGGTGGCTTCTTCCTTGGAAATTAAGGGGGCCAAGATAAGTGTCCCGACCACTAAGGCTGATAATACCAGAAATGTACTTCCAATCAAAGGCACTGATAGGCCGTCTACATCAATCTCAAGTGGTTTGAAATTGGGTACCAAGGAGGAAATAACAGTAAAATGTGATAATACAAGGAGTGATAAGAGGAAGTGGGCCTTAGAGGTTCTTGCAAGAAAAACAGCAGCAACAAGCAAGAGTGGAACCCTGGAAAATGAAGAGGACAGTTCAGTGCTGAAAAATAATTATCCTTTGCTG GCTCAACTACCAAAAGACATGCGACCAGCTTTGGCACCCAGTCGTCATAATAAAATCCCCATGTCGGTCAGGCTG GCTCAACTTCACCGTCTCACTGAGCACCTTCTAAAGAAAGCAAATCTGCCAGTTATGCGCAGAACAGCAGAAACAGAACTGGCAATTGCAGACGCGGTTAATATTGAAAAGGAGGTTGCTGATAGGTCTAATAGcaaactagtatatataaacCTCTGCTCACAAGAACTGCGCAGATCAGACAATGCCAGTAATGTTGGTGTTGCCGAGTCAAGTCCTTGCCAAAATTCAGAAGTTCTAACCAACTCATCAGAAGAAGTAAGCGATGTTGATTCTTCTGATCCAGCAGTCAATGAAGCGCTAAGAAATGCCGGACTTTTGTCTGATTCACCTCCAAATAGTCCAAGTTGCGTCTTGGAGGAAGTCAAAGAGGAAATTTGCATATCAAAAGAAGTTGAAGATCACGGGCCAGAGAATGTGTTTGAAGTGGATGATCCTCCAGAACTTGATATATATGGGGATTTTGAATATAATTTGGATGATGATGACTTTTCTGGTGCTGGAACTTCAATGATCTCTGTGCTGCAACCAGAAGAATCTAAATTGAAAGTTGTCTTCTCCACAATCAACCCTATGGGATCTGATGGCTCTTTGGAATTTCAAAATCTCGAAAAAAAGGACATTCTTGAAGGTCCTGTAGACACATCTTCGTTGAGTGGTTGCGAAACAAGTGGTGTGGTTGGAAGCTCAACTGCAGCTACCCAGACTGAAAATTGCCTTGGTCATAGTTCCCCTGTTGATGAAGACCTCTCTGTTGTAGACTGTGAAGAGTTGTACGGACCAGATAAAGAGCTGCTGATTGAGAAGTATCCTGAGATGGCATCAGTCAAGCTTGATGAACTGGCTATGGACAATGAAGTTCAACAAAGCAATGGAGTTGATGAATCCAAACAGGCTTCAGAGTCCTCAGAACAGGGAAATGGTAACAGCTCCACTGCTTCCAAATGCCCAAACTCACCTAACAAGATTGCCAAAAGTGAAAACCTAGAAATGAACAAGAAATCGAAATCCTCTGTTAACAAGGAATCAGGCAGCAATAGCTCTGTATCAACGAAG GTCAAAGCATACGTGAAGGAGCACATCAGACCACTTTGCAAGAGTGGTGTGATCTCTGTTGATCAATACAGGTGGGCTGTGGACAAAACTACTGAGAAAGTCATGAAGTATCACCCAAAGGACAAAAATGctaattttctcataaaagaaggagataaaattaagaaacttgCTGAGCAATACGTCGAGACAGCTCAACATACAACAAAATAA
- the LOC125861911 gene encoding uncharacterized protein At4g10930 isoform X3, with the protein MEMELFTEAMMEEENCCIDEINDDYSTLDGERCGICMDVVIDRGVLDCCQHWFCFTCIDNWATITNLCPLCQSEFQLITCVPVYDTIGGSQTDEDLYTRDDDWSIEGKTNTLSFPSYYIDENAVVCLDGDGCKVRAGSVTNEGDLNLDTSIACDSCDLWYHAFCVGFDPEDTSESTWLCPRCVDKLPEKSAPYKKLGPENASNNCLLEASFSGEVSVSVADAGETAVVISIVERNNQGEIPGRKLSNLDTKESINTGILVPDPVPDTPSIELSLRQNECPDSAQPATPADVKSDGSMQLFNNELIQPNLNIHLGLSENSCSASTVDITNMKVAGDQVLQAARPKNTSECLRPGEEVIPDKNEDKVVASSLKRKRRENRNTDDGGIRAKAELAYDLKRVKIEGSSEQINAKDQLPVSASDNSDKPRAIISKDKKLKCKPENKDLSSDIMNIVKGTGRKTLKKLAHSNQDGMSSKQRESAARLRVKKIMRRTGDEDSSVLVENLRKEIREAVRNKSYGDKGENQLDPKLLTAFRAVVTGSSTETKKPSVDLKAKRSLLQKGKVRENLTKKIYGIGGRRRRAWTRDCEVEFWKYRCSNMSKPEKIQTLKSVLDLLRDDSENAATKPVNEGEGKSSILSRLYLADNSVFPRKEGIKPVSTLTVVADQNKENGSTSNTSATSFPSPSNVVPPANVASLVVASSLEIKGAKISVPTTKADNTRNVLPIKGTDRPSTSISSGLKLGTKEEITVKCDNTRSDKRKWALEVLARKTAATSKSGTLENEEDSSVLKNNYPLLAQLPKDMRPALAPSRHNKIPMSVRLAQLHRLTEHLLKKANLPVMRRTAETELAIADAVNIEKEVADRSNSKLVYINLCSQELRRSDNASNVGVAESSPCQNSEVLTNSSEEVSDVDSSDPAVNEALRNAGLLSDSPPNSPSCVLEEVKEEICISKEVEDHGPENVFEVDDPPELDIYGDFEYNLDDDDFSGAGTSMISVLQPEESKLKVVFSTINPMGSDGSLEFQNLEKKDILEGPVDTSSLSGCETSGVVGSSTAATQTENCLGHSSPVDEDLSVVDCEELYGPDKELLIEKYPEMASVKLDELAMDNEVQQSNGVDESKQASESSEQGNGNSSTASKCPNSPNKIAKSENLEMNKKSKSSVNKESGSNSSVSTKVKAYVKEHIRPLCKSGVISVDQYRWAVDKTTEKVMKYHPKDKNANFLIKEGDKIKKLAEQYVETAQHTTK; encoded by the exons AGATGATGATTGGTCCATTGAAGGGAAGACTAATACTCTTTCATTCCCATCGTACTATATCGACGAGAAT GCAGTTGTCTGCTTGGATGGAGATGGCTGCAAAGTTCGAGCTGGATCAGTTACAAATGAAGGAGATCTGAATCTTGATACGTCAATTGCTTGTGATTCATGTGATCTATG GTATCATGCCTTTTGTGTTGGATTTGACCCTGAGGACACTTCTGAAAGTACATGGCTATGCCCAAG ATGTGTTGACAAGCTACCCGAAAAGTCAGCACCTTACAAGAAGTTAGGTCCAGAAAATGCCAGCAATAACTGTTTGCTTGAGGCTTCTTTTTCAGGGGAAGTGTCTGTATCTGTTGCTGATGCTGGTGAGACGGCTGTTGTCATCTCAATTGTTGAGAGGAACAATCAGGGTGAAATACCAGGCAGAAAACTTTCAAATCTAGATACTAAAGAGTCTATAAATACTGGCATTTTGGTCCCTGATCCTGTTCCTGATACTCCCAGTATAGAACTGTCCTTGCGACAAAATGAATGTCCAGATTCTGCGCAGCCTGCTACCCCCGCGGATGTGAAGTCTGATGGATCGATGCAGTTATTTAATAATGAACTGATTCAACCAAATCTAAATATTCATCTGGGATTGTCTGAGAACTCATGTTCAGCATCTACTG TAGACATAACAAATATGAAGGTAGCTGGAGATCAAGTACTTCAAGCTGCACGACCGAAGAATACATCAGAATGCCTTCGTCCAG GTGAAGAAGTGATACCTGATAAGAACGAGGACAAGGTTGTGGCCTCCAGTCTAAAGAGAAAGCGCAGAGAAAACAG AAATACTGATGATGGAGGCATTAGAGCCAAAGCTGAGCTTGCCTATGATTTGAAGAGAGTAAAAATCGAGGGAAGCAGTGAGCAAATTAATGCAAAGGACCAACTTCCAGTATCTGCTTCAGACAACTCCGATAAACCTCGAGCAATCATCTCGAAGGACAAGAAACTGAAATGCAAACCTGAAAATAAAGATCTTAGCTCTGACATAATGAATATAGTTAAAGGAACAGGTCGTAAAACTTTGAAGAAGCTTGCTCATAGCAACCAGGATGGAATGTCCTCTAAACAAAGAGAAAGTGCAGCTCGCCTAAGGGTTAAAAAGATCATGCGGAGAACTGGTGATGAGGACTCATCAGTGCTAGTTGAAAATCTAAGGAAAGAAATTAGAGAAGCAGTTCGTAACAAGTCTTATGGGGATAAAGGGGAAAACCAGCTTGACCCAAAACTTCTGACTGCTTTTAGAGCAGTTGTGACAGGATCTTCAACTGAAACTAAGAAGCCTTCTGTGGATCTGAAGGCAAAGAGGTCACTGTTGCAGAAGGGAAAAGTACGTGAAAACCtaaccaaaaaaatttatggTATTGGAGGAAGAAGACGGCGAGCATGGACTCGCGATTGTGAAGTAGAATTTTGGAAATACAGATGCTCAAACATGTCAAAGCCTGAGAAGATTCAGACGTTGAAGTCGGTTCTTGACCTCCTGAGAGATGATTCAGAGAATGCAGCGACAAAGCCTGTGAATGAAGGGGAAGGAAAGTCTTCCATTCTTTCAAGGCTATATTTAGCAGATAATTCGGTTTTCCCAAGAAAGGAGGGTATCAAGCCTGTCTCTACCCTTACTGTTGTTGCTgatcaaaacaaagaaaatggaTCAACATCAAACACTTCAGCAACATCTTTTCCTAGTCCATCCAATGTAGTTCCACCTGCAAATGTGGCTTCTCTGGTGGTGGCTTCTTCCTTGGAAATTAAGGGGGCCAAGATAAGTGTCCCGACCACTAAGGCTGATAATACCAGAAATGTACTTCCAATCAAAGGCACTGATAGGCCGTCTACATCAATCTCAAGTGGTTTGAAATTGGGTACCAAGGAGGAAATAACAGTAAAATGTGATAATACAAGGAGTGATAAGAGGAAGTGGGCCTTAGAGGTTCTTGCAAGAAAAACAGCAGCAACAAGCAAGAGTGGAACCCTGGAAAATGAAGAGGACAGTTCAGTGCTGAAAAATAATTATCCTTTGCTG GCTCAACTACCAAAAGACATGCGACCAGCTTTGGCACCCAGTCGTCATAATAAAATCCCCATGTCGGTCAGGCTG GCTCAACTTCACCGTCTCACTGAGCACCTTCTAAAGAAAGCAAATCTGCCAGTTATGCGCAGAACAGCAGAAACAGAACTGGCAATTGCAGACGCGGTTAATATTGAAAAGGAGGTTGCTGATAGGTCTAATAGcaaactagtatatataaacCTCTGCTCACAAGAACTGCGCAGATCAGACAATGCCAGTAATGTTGGTGTTGCCGAGTCAAGTCCTTGCCAAAATTCAGAAGTTCTAACCAACTCATCAGAAGAAGTAAGCGATGTTGATTCTTCTGATCCAGCAGTCAATGAAGCGCTAAGAAATGCCGGACTTTTGTCTGATTCACCTCCAAATAGTCCAAGTTGCGTCTTGGAGGAAGTCAAAGAGGAAATTTGCATATCAAAAGAAGTTGAAGATCACGGGCCAGAGAATGTGTTTGAAGTGGATGATCCTCCAGAACTTGATATATATGGGGATTTTGAATATAATTTGGATGATGATGACTTTTCTGGTGCTGGAACTTCAATGATCTCTGTGCTGCAACCAGAAGAATCTAAATTGAAAGTTGTCTTCTCCACAATCAACCCTATGGGATCTGATGGCTCTTTGGAATTTCAAAATCTCGAAAAAAAGGACATTCTTGAAGGTCCTGTAGACACATCTTCGTTGAGTGGTTGCGAAACAAGTGGTGTGGTTGGAAGCTCAACTGCAGCTACCCAGACTGAAAATTGCCTTGGTCATAGTTCCCCTGTTGATGAAGACCTCTCTGTTGTAGACTGTGAAGAGTTGTACGGACCAGATAAAGAGCTGCTGATTGAGAAGTATCCTGAGATGGCATCAGTCAAGCTTGATGAACTGGCTATGGACAATGAAGTTCAACAAAGCAATGGAGTTGATGAATCCAAACAGGCTTCAGAGTCCTCAGAACAGGGAAATGGTAACAGCTCCACTGCTTCCAAATGCCCAAACTCACCTAACAAGATTGCCAAAAGTGAAAACCTAGAAATGAACAAGAAATCGAAATCCTCTGTTAACAAGGAATCAGGCAGCAATAGCTCTGTATCAACGAAG GTCAAAGCATACGTGAAGGAGCACATCAGACCACTTTGCAAGAGTGGTGTGATCTCTGTTGATCAATACAGGTGGGCTGTGGACAAAACTACTGAGAAAGTCATGAAGTATCACCCAAAGGACAAAAATGctaattttctcataaaagaaggagataaaattaagaaacttgCTGAGCAATACGTCGAGACAGCTCAACATACAACAAAATAA